The Oceaniferula marina region CAATGGTTTGCACCTTGATAGATCATCGTATTTTCGTCCTCATTTAAACGGAGAACCGAAGTGGTAAGGTCCTCAAACATCAAGCTCTCACGGGTCAAACGAGTGTCGTCATCAAGACCTCCAGTCAGCTTGACAAGTTGCACATTTTCTCCAGCTAATTTCCAGTGTGCCAGCCACTCGGTGTTGATTTCGCGGAAGCCGTTGTCCGTTTTGATGAACAAGGCTACCAATTGGCGCGTCCTAAAAACATTCGATTGTTCATCATCGACGACCACTTCAATGATCTTGAATTTAGTGCGTAGAATCTTTCCTCGGATGAGTTCCTTGAAGCGTTTCAAAGAGGTGGCGTGGTGGGCTTTTTTTGCCAGAGACGCATCGGCAGTCCCGCTTACGATCAATCCGCCTTTGTGGGGAGTCAATTCTGTGTTTCCAAAATCGATATTAAGATGAAAGTTGCTGGCGAGATCCTGTGCAAGTTGATCACGCGGGATTTCGCCTTTCATCCATTGCCCAAGATGTTTCAGTGCGCCTCCCGCTTGACTCGAGAGCTCTTCTTGTCGGTCAAGAGGTGCGGCGATGATCGGAATGTAGCTACAGAGAAAATAGAGAATCAGGAAACGGCGCATGACTGGATGAGTTCAAATTTTGTCGACACTTTGACATGGCATGACCTTCTGAAAAGAAAAAACACCACAGTAGAGCGATGCTACCGTGGTGTTTTGAAAAAGGACGAGGTTGTTTATTTTCTTCGGCGCAGAATCAATGCAAGACCACCAAGGCCGAGTAAGGCTGTTGAGCTGGGCTCGGGAACTTGAACAAGGTCAAGTCTGACGTTATCAATGAGGACCTGTGGACCGTTGGTTTCAATATAAAGAACAATATCAGAGGATGCTGTATCCACCGTTCCGACCACGTCATAGTCAGCAAATTCGGTTGTCAGTGTCGAAGACGTGACTGGTCCTCCAATCAAACTCGCACCAAATCCATCTTGAATATCAAAATCAAAAGTGGGTGAGTTGTTTGAGTTGTCTGCAGCTAGTGTTAAGGTGAAGATGTCGCCTGGATTGACAGCTCCGCCTAGAATGGATGCCGTGATGTTTTGCGTTAGACTGGCTGAACCGCCTTCTAAGAATACATACACACTTCCATCAATACCTGTTGGGTCGGGTGAACTAGCTTGCATTCCACCGCCGCCGGATTTGGTCCAGCCATCGGGTGTGTTATTGTTCCAGTCTGGTGCTGGGAGAGGAAGTCCGGCACCGTTTTCAAACGAGTGGTTGTTGATGGTGACCGACGCCGCATGCAGGGCGCTGGCCCCACATAGCAGAGCAACCGCCATGCATAGTTTTATGATATGTTTCATCGTATTCTTTTATGTTTGGTTTGTATTCAGTAATTTCTCTTTTGAGAAAGAGAAGAAATTAATTGAACAACGCTTATAATATAAGGAATGAGGTATGGCTATAAAAAAAGGATGAATTTTGTCAAAATGTGGGTTGTGTGAGTGGATAATTTATAAAAACATGTACGATATGTCCATGGCTTGCACGATTTGTCCATGGTCGTTCGATCACTTGTATAAATGGACGCTGGTTCAAAGAGCGAGATCTTTGAGGATGCTTTTATCGCTCGGTGATTCGTAAGCGAACAAACCCACGCGGTGAATCAGGTAGGGACCAGGTGTAGACCGGGTTACCATTTGGATCAGGTGTCTGTTGGATGACGGTAAGTTCCGTTTCGCTCCAATCCTCAAGGTTGGTTGACCACTGTGGGGCAACCTCAACATCGTCGTGCCCTAGTTTTTGACTGTAAGTTAATCTGCGTATGCCATCGATGCTCTCAGTGGTGGGACCTGATGATAAGGCATAATCGACAAGGTTACCTCCGGTGTAGGGCGTGCTGTCAGATGTTCCAGGGTTGCCACCGGATTGGATGCTGGCGCGCCAATTGATTGCGTTACTGTGGTCGGGTAGGCTTTGAGGGTGGATTAAGACAAGGCTGGCGCCAGTGCTGTCTGGTGACGTTGGCCAGGGTGGCACGTCGTTGTAAACAAAATCCTGAATCGGGTCGTCAGCTCCGAAGGAGAGAGTGATCCGTTCGCCGTCATTGCTCAGACCGCTGGTTGTCTCTCCGGCAATCGGTAGCGAGTTACCATACTCCGCTTCGAAGGCTGCTTTATTTTTCACCACGAGAACATATTCGCCCGGAGCGATACTCGTGATGCTTGAATCGGCAAACGAAAACTGGATGCCTGCGGTGAAACTGACAGGGCTGAGATCGAGGGTGGCACTGCCGACATTCATGATTTCAATGAACTCAAGGTCACCACCACCGGTTGGTTTATACATGATTTCGCTGATGACCAAGCTGTTGCGGTAGGTTGAAAGGTCCGGACTGGAAACGTTGAATTCAATCGGGTCTGACCAGTGGCTCCACCGACCACTGGTATCTTGATGACGCACGCGGGCGCGGTAGGTGCTACCCGTGGCGATGACGGATGGCGGGATGACGACTTCTGAGTCGAAGCTTGTTAGTTCGCCGCTTTCCCAGATGGCGTCGATTTCATGGGGTGGCGCTTTCAGTGGGTTGTAGTTGAGTGCTAGTGGATCAGCAACTTCTCCCAGTCTCCACTCCATGGCGGCAAAAGACCCGTTTCCGTTAGGATCAGTGAACGCGGTGCTTTGAAATCTCAGATCAGTGATGGGGAATCCAGTGGCTCCCGTGTAACTGATGGTTGGTTGGTTGGGGATGTTGATGTCGGCGGCCTCGGCTAACAGGTTGTCGTATCCGTGACCACCTGCGCTCATGAATTTGCGGGTGAAGTCCATTTGGCCTTCATGATCGGCGGATAGAATGGTCCGTGTGTAAGTGGCGCCTCCTGGATTCGCTGTTGCCGTGAGCCGGTTGTAGTATCCTTTATGTTTACTCTTCGTATGATAATTCCAAACGTGTTGATCCGCATCCGCCCAGGTCAAGGGGTCTCCTGGCGGGTTGACGATGTCGATAAACTCATTAAGCACCGTATCGACGGCTTTGGGGTTGAACAGAAGATCGAGCATCTCTCGCTGTTCATTTTTTCCTTCGAGATAGTTGAGCGGGTAGCTGGGGGTGAGGCATAGTCTGAATCGATCCCAGGTGTAATACTTGTGGGTTGGTGTTAAGACGGTATCGAGATCCCAGGGCATAAAGACCCATTTGTCGGTGTCCGGGTTATGGTAATAGTAACCTTGTTGGCCATCGCGCTGATCATAGTGCGCCATGACTTCCGCGACCGCTTTGTATCGGGCATAACTGAGGTGATCGACATTGTCCCGCCACCATTGCTGGGATTGGGAGGTGTTCAGGTTGTTACGCAGGGTGTTGCCATCGCTTGGGCCGAGAGGTTCATCCGCGCCCTGGTTATCTTGGAGTAGGGGAGATTCCAACTTGTAGACATTGCCATCGGGCAAATTGCGATCATCAAGAAATCTGCCGTCTGGAACTTCGACACTGAAATAGAGACCCCAAAAATCTCCGTTGTATTGATCAGATGGGTTTGCTTCGGAGGCATCATCAACCACGCGGAAGTGAAAGTAGCTGGTCCGGCTTGAGGGGATTCCCGCGAGTTCAAATAAACGATAGGAAACACACTCGTCGATTCCTCCCATGCCACGATTGGCGTGCGCCCATGGGGCTGTGCCACCATTGACTTTCATGTCTTTCCAGCGACTTTCATATTTCTTGCCGTAGTTGTCGCGTGCTTGAAAATAATGGCCACGGTTGAATCTCAGGCGCCATTTATTTTTGCCTGTGACGTAGGTCGAAAACTGTCCTCGGATATTAAAGCGGACATGGTCATAGACTCTGCCGTCGTAGATTAAGGTTCCTTCGAACTGGGTGTTGCGGAAGGAGCTGCTATATTGCGAGTTGGTGATGTCGGAACTGTTGGCAATCAGATGATAGACAGGGATGGTCTCGAGAAGGCCCTTGCTGAATGTCTGAACTGAACTTACGCCGGGCTGGTTGGTTCCTTGCCACGACGGCACCCCGTCATAACAAAAATACGCAAAATTCGGTTGTGGGTCATCTTGGTACGGAACTTGGATCTGGTGGTTTGCAGTGTCTGTCGCACGGATGCGATAACGGATCATCCTGCGGTGCACTTGCACGCTGGCTGGAATCATGACCGTAAAAATGGAATCTCCCGCAAGGATGTCACCGTTGGTTCCATCATCGAACATGGTAAGTGTTGCCCAGCTATTTTCATAACTAACATCACTCAGACGGATATAGTTTCCTGGATCGACGATTTGGTAATCGAGATCAACGGAGGCAACGCCATCGGGGTCGGTGATTTTGGCGGTGATAGTGACGGTATCCGTCGATAGCGGCTGTTCAGGGAAATGATCGACCTGCCGGATCTGCGGAGGTGTGATGGTGGAGTAGGCAGTGTTGACTGCGCCTGGGGTAGGAACTCCCGAAGAAATCGATCCAGGTGCTGGAGTTTTTAGTTCAAGGTCGATTGATAAGTCGCTGCTGCCGATGGTTCCGTTGAGAACTTGAACGGCAATCGTGTTGGTTCCTTGTTGAAGATAGGCTGATGCTGCTGTCAGCAGAGATTCTTCCCAAGCGCTTTCGTGATCGTAGGAAAAGTTTCCCGGAGGAAATGGGATGGCTCCGTCAGGCATGGAGAATCGCTTGACCTCCTGACCATTGATGTAAACTACGCAGCCATCATCGTAATAGGCTCTGAGTAGCAGTGTTGAGGGGATGGTTTGTCCTACTCCGATTGTAAACTCGTGCCGAAGAAAAATGCTCTGATAGCTGTTCCGCATATCGTTGAGTGTCGTTGCGTCATCTCCGTCACCGTAGCCGATGGGGGTTTGTCCGGTGAGCCAGAGGCCATCGGTGGTTTCATCGTATCCATGTTCGAACCATTGTCTGCCACTGGTGTCGTTTGACGGGTAGCTGGTTCCTTTCCGATACCGCCATGCCGTATCGCCAGCAGAGAGAAACATAACCTCGGGGACAGAGTCTCCGGTGCTGTAACTGCGCCAGGATCCCGCTAAGTTATTGTCGAGTGAGGGGTGGATGAGTTCCATCGATGCACCATCGCCATTTGCAGCTGTTGGCCACGGAAAATGGACGCCGTAATCGACGGTGTCGATGACGAGTCCCACACTATCCCTGAGGGTGATTTTTTCTCCGCTGTTGCTCAGTTTTCCTGACCATGGTCCGAGAGCGCTGGCCCCATACTCGGCGAGCAGGGTCGTGGGGTTTTGGGCGATTACCACAAAACCACCCGGAGCAATGTCTATGGCGGGAAATGTAAAATCCACCCCATTACTGAACTGCCAGTTGGTGAGATCCACGGTTACGGAACCTCGATTGAAGAGCTCGATGAATTCAGCGGGTTTGGTTTTATCCGCCGGGTCGTAGTGGATCTCATTGATGACGATGTCATTCGAACCCGCTGTAGTCGAGCCAGGGCATCCTAGGTAAATGCCAAGCTGAGCTATTAGAGAGATGGAGGAAAAAAAGCGCAACAGGTCGAGAGTAGTTTTTTAATGAGAAGAGTTGAAGAAAAAAAACACCCCGACCACGTGAGCGCAGCCAGGGTGAAACATACAAATGAGGTTGAACTACTTCCTGCGGCGCAGGGTCAGAGCAAGTCCACCGAGACCGAGTAGTGCTGATGAGCCAGGTTCGGGAACGGCTGTGGCTTGGATGGCGACAGCATCAACGATTGACCAATCTCCCTCGTCGGCACCCGTGTCGGCTACGCTGCTTAATGTAATAACGATGTTGCCGTCAGTATCAACCGTGGCAATACCAATTTTCTGGAAGTTGTAGTCACTTTTTCCGTCTGTACCATCGTTCAGCACCAGATCATCTGTTGGGCTAAGCTCTTGATTGACAAAAATGGAAGCGCCTCCCTGGATCGTGTATGGCACTGCAGACGATCGATTACTTTGCTCTCTCCACGTAGCGAATACATCCCATTGGGTGCCTGTTGTCATGTTGGAAAATGTCCATGTTGCCGTTTTGCCAGCGACAGGATCAAAGTCCCATTCGGTGTTATTCCAATAGACTGAGTCGCCCGTTTGCCATCCTGCAGCCGAGGAAGTAAAGTTTCCTGTGATCGCACCCATGGAATCACCACCAGTACTTTTGTCGACGATTGTAGAGTGTGTAGTATCACCCCCTGCCGGACCGCCTCCGTCGATGACGGCTATCACTGCTGCTTGGGAGGCTATTGTATACCCAAGGAGTGTGGTCGTTATGATTAATTTCTTTTTCATTATATTTCTCATTGGTTTTTGAGCTTGAATTCAATCACAGCTGAGAGGCGAAATTGGTTTCGTTCAAGCTGAGCTATGAAGGATCGTAATCCTTTCGATTGACATGCGAAAAGACTGATTGAGGGGGTGAAATCGACGGGTTTCATAGTTACTTGCACAATGTGTCCACGGTTTGCACGGGTTGGTCGTGTTAGGTTGACCTGTATGTATTCAATGACTTCACTTGCTCTCGGCAACGACTTTGCCGTTTAGATAAAGTATCTGTTTGCCTGTTTCTCCATCGACGGTAGCCGCGACGTGGCACCATGTGTCGATAGGTAAAACATCTTTGGCAATCAGGGCGGGTTCACGTGTAATCAAACGCAGCGACCGACCGCTTGGCCAAGTGTCTAATAGGTATCCGTTGCTTGTGCCTACTGCCGTTTTGTCAATGAGTCGGGCGGCACCGCTTTTGCTATCAACCTTTACCCAAGCAGAGAGTGTAAGACCGGTATGGCAATGTAATTTTTCCGACGGAGGCACTTCCAAGTAACCTCCAGAAAATTGGAGAGCTTTGCCGCTTGGTCCTCCACGCGTGGCAATCTCGGAGACCTTCCCTTGGATATTTGCTGGTACGATATGACCAGCATCAAATGCCACTACGGTTGATTCTGGTTGTTGTTTGTTGCTTGCATCTGGCTTGGCAAGCTGAGCGATTTTTTCTAAACTTAGCACCCCATCGATCACCAATACGCGTGCCATCTCACCAGAAAACCGTGAGCCTCCTTGGCTGTCCGCACCTATGCGCAGTGGTAGTTTGGTGCTGCGAATGGCATGTTGACTCAAAATAATGACTTTCTCAGCAACATCCACAGGGGCAGAGGAAATATTCGATGTTCTTTTGAATTCAGCCTCTAACACTTGTCCTTTCTTCATTGCTAATACGTAGCTGTTACCTTGTTTTTTTACTTCGGGTAAGTTCCACTGCGGAGTCCTGTTACCAAAGTTATCACGGATGCGTACCGTGGCATCGCGCCCCGCTGTCACGGCAAACCAGCTTGTGGCATTGTTCTGGCGCACAGCGCTGACCTTGTGTCCTCCTTCTACTCTTAGATCACGGAATGCAGCATCGTGCCAACGCCAGGGCATGGCAGGGAATATGCGGATGACCTCAGTGTCATGTTTTCCTGGAGTTGAACTCCAGCACTGCAACATCATTTCGTGCACTGCCTGCTGTGCCATGAAATTACCTTCCAACGTAAACGGGCGATAGGTGAAGTTAGAATAGCCACTCTTGGTTTGGTCTCCGTTGACATGAAAACCATTGCGCGTGACAAATGCCGAAGTGTAGATGTCGAGATAACGCAGCGCCGCTTCAGCGTGTCCGACTCGTGCCAGCAGACAGCTCCACCATGAAAAGCTATATCCTGTCCAGGCTCGCGTTCCTTTTTCCTCTACATCGTTTACCGTTGCTTCGATGATTTTGTTGTCCCCTTCGCCGCCGTCAGCGGTGATTAAGTTGAATGGGTGTAGTGCCATTACATGCGACATGTGCCTGTGGCTGCTAGGAAATGGCTCGTTTGCACTGAGCATCAAGCGACCGTCGTCCAGCACGTGGTAACCACCCAGTTGCTGCGCAGCTTTTGCCCATTTCTGAGCTTCAGCTGTTTTGTTGAGCGATTCTGCCATTTCCTGTAGCGATAGGAATAGCATCTTCAGGCACATAAGGTCGTAATTGCTGTTAGGTTTCATCCAAGCGCGCTTGCTGGCGTTGAAAAATTCTGGTGACGATGACAAGGGAAGTACCAGAACTCCATTTTCATCGGGTTTGAGTAAACCCAACATGCACTCGCCGACCCCAGCCGACCACGGGTAGGCACGTTTTTTGAGAAATGCATCATCCATGGTGTAACGCCAGTGCAAATAGAATAGATGTGCACTCCACGCACTCATTGTTGGCGACATACTATACTGCCCCCAGCCACCGAGCGGTTGACCTGCTAGCGACATAACCCCTGGGCAGGCAAGTCCACCTGTACCATAGAAATCCCGCGCAAATTCCTCGAAGAGCTGTTTGCGATCCCATAGGAAATCCAGGTAGCTTAGGCCCTCGTTGAAGTGTCCCGACATCTGATAGGCAATATAGGTCATCTGCGTGTTCAAGTCATTGTGGTAGTCGCCTTTCCATGGCGGTAGTCCTCCGTTATCGGCTGTCCAGACCCCCTGTAATGGCATTGGTGGTGCCCCACGGCGTGATGCTGCGCCATGGAAATAGCGCACTAAATAATACTGACGGCGAATGTGTGCATCTACCTCGGGGATGGACACTGCTGATTGTTGCCAAAAATCATGCCACCAAGCTAAGTGAGGCTGGATCATCGCATCGTAACCTTTTTGCAGGGCATCGATACAACGTTGTTGTGCGAGCTTTAACGGATTTTTAGCATCAGTGGTCGAGGTTACCGCCAGTGCTAACAATGTTTCATTTCCAACCCGTTTGCTTTGCACACATACGCAGTATTGGAATCCATCCATTGCATCTTGTATATACCAGGTGACGTTTCCTTTTGTTTCATGTTTTGCAGCAGGGTAGCCTAACTTTGTCACAGCACCACCACTCGATGGTCCTGCACTGCCAGCATGGCGTTTTGATCCCGAGGGCAGCAACATGATCGACTCTGGAGCCGCCCCTGGAATGCGTATGAAGGCAACGTGTTTATCAGCACTGAAAAACGCGCTGATTTTTTTTCTGTTTGCCATGTGAACCCAACCCTCTGCCGTTGCCAAGTTCAACTCAAATGCTTGCATCTTGGTGCCTGGTGCTAGTTTGATTTCCAAACGACCAGCTGGCAGTTTTGTCGGGGTTACTCCGTTGTAGGGTGTATCCCACCACCTGTTCACCTCACCTGACTTGCCTTGACGGACCATCTCAGCTCCTTTTGCCCATGTGTATTTTTTCCACCATTCCTTTTCGCCATTTGTTCGCTCATCCCATAAGTCACCACGGTCCAGAGAGAGGCGTAATGTTTCTCCTTCACCCCAAAGTAAACCACCCATCAGACCATTGCCCAAGGGGATAGCATCGTCCCATCGGTGTACTGGTGCTTTGAGCAGCAAGTTCGCATTGGGCTCCGGCATCACTGGTAACTCAATGGGGGGGGCTGCTGTGAGAGTTCCTATGCTTAGTGTGCAGGTGAGTAATGCCCACATTTGCTGGTTAAAGATTTTGATGCTCATGATTTTGTGCGTTTAATGATTTTGGAGGAATACGTTTACCTTTAGCTGTTGTGCGGATGATAAAGACTTTACCTGCCAGCGGTTGAGCTGCTAATTGTTCTTCGCTCAGACCCTCTTTGGCTGTTGTTATGTAGAGATCTTGCAGGTCATCACCTCCGAAGGTGCAGTTGGTGATCTGTGAGGTGGGGAGGCGGTAGAGATCGGTGATTTTGCCGGGTGTGGGATCGATGCGGGCGACGGCACTGCCGCCCCAGAGAGCGACCCAGAGTTTACCCTCTGCATCGATGTTCATGCCATCAGGGTAGCCAAGATCAGTGGGAATTTTGCAGATCGGGCGGCGGTTGCTGATTGTTCCTGTGGCGTTGTCGTAGTCAAAGGCCTCGACTATGGAGGTTAGGGTATCGATGTAATACATGGTGTCGTTTGACCATGCTATTCCATTGGAAATAGAGACATTACTTACCATCCGTGTGAGTGAGTGGTCTTTCTCCATGCGGTAAAGATTTCCACAGTGTGGAGTGGCATCCATATCCATCGTGCCAACCCAGAAACGCCCTGACGGGTCACATTTTCCATCATTAGCTCGATTGTTGGGAATGTCTGATTCTAGATTTGTTAAATGGTGCGTTTTTCCATCGGCAAAGGAAAACCGGCAAATAGCATGTTGTAGAGCAATGATCAATTGGTCTTGTTCCTCTGCAATAGGATGAATGGTGCCAATGGGTGAGGAGACATCGCGCTTGCAGGTTTCCTGTGTTTGAGGATCCCATTTCCAGATGGTCTTGCCCAGAATATCCACCCAGTAAAAGGCGCCCTTCCACCACGCCCCGGATTCACCTAGTTGGGATGCAGGGGCTGGTAGGGTAGTAAACGCAGTCTGGTGAATTTGCATTCTTTGCGATGGCTTTATTATTGAATCTGAAGCGTCATTTTACCGCTGACGGTAGCACCTTCTTTGAGGGGGTGACGGAAGCGGCCGAGATGGCCTCCGAGGAAGAGTTCGGCGCCACCGGTGTCGATATCGATGCAGTAGAGGCGAACTTGGTCGCCATCGATGCGGCAGCGTCCAGCCTGCGTGCCATCGGAGAGGATGATGAGGTGGTCGCCCGCAGGGGAGGACATTTTGTAAAAAAGGATACCGGTGCGGGTGCTGCGGAAGTCGGCTGAGCCGAGCTCGTTGGCATCCTGGCTCCATGGGTGTGTAGGCTGCTCACGGATGAACTTTCGCTGCACCTTGCCATCAGCACTGATGGCGTAATTGGGTTTTTCTCCGTAGAATGCA contains the following coding sequences:
- a CDS encoding PEP-CTERM sorting domain-containing protein (PEP-CTERM proteins occur, often in large numbers, in the proteomes of bacteria that also encode an exosortase, a predicted intramembrane cysteine proteinase. The presence of a PEP-CTERM domain at a protein's C-terminus predicts cleavage within the sorting domain, followed by covalent anchoring to some some component of the (usually Gram-negative) cell surface. Many PEP-CTERM proteins exhibit an unusual sequence composition that includes large numbers of potential glycosylation sites. Expression of one such protein has been shown restore the ability of a bacterium to form floc, a type of biofilm.) codes for the protein MKHIIKLCMAVALLCGASALHAASVTINNHSFENGAGLPLPAPDWNNNTPDGWTKSGGGGMQASSPDPTGIDGSVYVFLEGGSASLTQNITASILGGAVNPGDIFTLTLAADNSNNSPTFDFDIQDGFGASLIGGPVTSSTLTTEFADYDVVGTVDTASSDIVLYIETNGPQVLIDNVRLDLVQVPEPSSTALLGLGGLALILRRRK
- a CDS encoding lamin tail domain-containing protein; translated protein: MRFFSSISLIAQLGIYLGCPGSTTAGSNDIVINEIHYDPADKTKPAEFIELFNRGSVTVDLTNWQFSNGVDFTFPAIDIAPGGFVVIAQNPTTLLAEYGASALGPWSGKLSNSGEKITLRDSVGLVIDTVDYGVHFPWPTAANGDGASMELIHPSLDNNLAGSWRSYSTGDSVPEVMFLSAGDTAWRYRKGTSYPSNDTSGRQWFEHGYDETTDGLWLTGQTPIGYGDGDDATTLNDMRNSYQSIFLRHEFTIGVGQTIPSTLLLRAYYDDGCVVYINGQEVKRFSMPDGAIPFPPGNFSYDHESAWEESLLTAASAYLQQGTNTIAVQVLNGTIGSSDLSIDLELKTPAPGSISSGVPTPGAVNTAYSTITPPQIRQVDHFPEQPLSTDTVTITAKITDPDGVASVDLDYQIVDPGNYIRLSDVSYENSWATLTMFDDGTNGDILAGDSIFTVMIPASVQVHRRMIRYRIRATDTANHQIQVPYQDDPQPNFAYFCYDGVPSWQGTNQPGVSSVQTFSKGLLETIPVYHLIANSSDITNSQYSSSFRNTQFEGTLIYDGRVYDHVRFNIRGQFSTYVTGKNKWRLRFNRGHYFQARDNYGKKYESRWKDMKVNGGTAPWAHANRGMGGIDECVSYRLFELAGIPSSRTSYFHFRVVDDASEANPSDQYNGDFWGLYFSVEVPDGRFLDDRNLPDGNVYKLESPLLQDNQGADEPLGPSDGNTLRNNLNTSQSQQWWRDNVDHLSYARYKAVAEVMAHYDQRDGQQGYYYHNPDTDKWVFMPWDLDTVLTPTHKYYTWDRFRLCLTPSYPLNYLEGKNEQREMLDLLFNPKAVDTVLNEFIDIVNPPGDPLTWADADQHVWNYHTKSKHKGYYNRLTATANPGGATYTRTILSADHEGQMDFTRKFMSAGGHGYDNLLAEAADINIPNQPTISYTGATGFPITDLRFQSTAFTDPNGNGSFAAMEWRLGEVADPLALNYNPLKAPPHEIDAIWESGELTSFDSEVVIPPSVIATGSTYRARVRHQDTSGRWSHWSDPIEFNVSSPDLSTYRNSLVISEIMYKPTGGGDLEFIEIMNVGSATLDLSPVSFTAGIQFSFADSSITSIAPGEYVLVVKNKAAFEAEYGNSLPIAGETTSGLSNDGERITLSFGADDPIQDFVYNDVPPWPTSPDSTGASLVLIHPQSLPDHSNAINWRASIQSGGNPGTSDSTPYTGGNLVDYALSSGPTTESIDGIRRLTYSQKLGHDDVEVAPQWSTNLEDWSETELTVIQQTPDPNGNPVYTWSLPDSPRGFVRLRITER
- a CDS encoding PEP-CTERM sorting domain-containing protein (PEP-CTERM proteins occur, often in large numbers, in the proteomes of bacteria that also encode an exosortase, a predicted intramembrane cysteine proteinase. The presence of a PEP-CTERM domain at a protein's C-terminus predicts cleavage within the sorting domain, followed by covalent anchoring to some some component of the (usually Gram-negative) cell surface. Many PEP-CTERM proteins exhibit an unusual sequence composition that includes large numbers of potential glycosylation sites. Expression of one such protein has been shown restore the ability of a bacterium to form floc, a type of biofilm.); its protein translation is MKKKLIITTTLLGYTIASQAAVIAVIDGGGPAGGDTTHSTIVDKSTGGDSMGAITGNFTSSAAGWQTGDSVYWNNTEWDFDPVAGKTATWTFSNMTTGTQWDVFATWREQSNRSSAVPYTIQGGASIFVNQELSPTDDLVLNDGTDGKSDYNFQKIGIATVDTDGNIVITLSSVADTGADEGDWSIVDAVAIQATAVPEPGSSALLGLGGLALTLRRRK
- a CDS encoding LamG domain-containing protein; the protein is MPEPNANLLLKAPVHRWDDAIPLGNGLMGGLLWGEGETLRLSLDRGDLWDERTNGEKEWWKKYTWAKGAEMVRQGKSGEVNRWWDTPYNGVTPTKLPAGRLEIKLAPGTKMQAFELNLATAEGWVHMANRKKISAFFSADKHVAFIRIPGAAPESIMLLPSGSKRHAGSAGPSSGGAVTKLGYPAAKHETKGNVTWYIQDAMDGFQYCVCVQSKRVGNETLLALAVTSTTDAKNPLKLAQQRCIDALQKGYDAMIQPHLAWWHDFWQQSAVSIPEVDAHIRRQYYLVRYFHGAASRRGAPPMPLQGVWTADNGGLPPWKGDYHNDLNTQMTYIAYQMSGHFNEGLSYLDFLWDRKQLFEEFARDFYGTGGLACPGVMSLAGQPLGGWGQYSMSPTMSAWSAHLFYLHWRYTMDDAFLKKRAYPWSAGVGECMLGLLKPDENGVLVLPLSSSPEFFNASKRAWMKPNSNYDLMCLKMLFLSLQEMAESLNKTAEAQKWAKAAQQLGGYHVLDDGRLMLSANEPFPSSHRHMSHVMALHPFNLITADGGEGDNKIIEATVNDVEEKGTRAWTGYSFSWWSCLLARVGHAEAALRYLDIYTSAFVTRNGFHVNGDQTKSGYSNFTYRPFTLEGNFMAQQAVHEMMLQCWSSTPGKHDTEVIRIFPAMPWRWHDAAFRDLRVEGGHKVSAVRQNNATSWFAVTAGRDATVRIRDNFGNRTPQWNLPEVKKQGNSYVLAMKKGQVLEAEFKRTSNISSAPVDVAEKVIILSQHAIRSTKLPLRIGADSQGGSRFSGEMARVLVIDGVLSLEKIAQLAKPDASNKQQPESTVVAFDAGHIVPANIQGKVSEIATRGGPSGKALQFSGGYLEVPPSEKLHCHTGLTLSAWVKVDSKSGAARLIDKTAVGTSNGYLLDTWPSGRSLRLITREPALIAKDVLPIDTWCHVAATVDGETGKQILYLNGKVVAESK
- a CDS encoding SMP-30/gluconolactonase/LRE family protein, producing MQIHQTAFTTLPAPASQLGESGAWWKGAFYWVDILGKTIWKWDPQTQETCKRDVSSPIGTIHPIAEEQDQLIIALQHAICRFSFADGKTHHLTNLESDIPNNRANDGKCDPSGRFWVGTMDMDATPHCGNLYRMEKDHSLTRMVSNVSISNGIAWSNDTMYYIDTLTSIVEAFDYDNATGTISNRRPICKIPTDLGYPDGMNIDAEGKLWVALWGGSAVARIDPTPGKITDLYRLPTSQITNCTFGGDDLQDLYITTAKEGLSEEQLAAQPLAGKVFIIRTTAKGKRIPPKSLNAQNHEHQNL